From the genome of Ananas comosus cultivar F153 linkage group 16, ASM154086v1, whole genome shotgun sequence, one region includes:
- the LOC109722553 gene encoding protein LURP-one-related 12-like, translating into MEMEMAMEMAMAMAMVAVVGEEYCAEGERELTVRKTSVFYPGDGFAAYDHRTGDLVFRVDTYALADRRQMMKQLVLMDPHGASILTVRRKWPSLHQRWEGFKGERIEGQKPLFTVRRSSIFGGDRSVKEKTAGLQMCGVEGKGERVTQTADLAYD; encoded by the exons atggagatggagatggcgATGGAGATGGCGATGGCGATGGCGATGGTAGCCGTGGTGGGGGAGGAGTACTGCGCTGAGGGAGAGCGGGAGCTGACGGTGCGGAAGACGTCGGTCTTCTACCCGGGCGACGGCTTCGCTGCCTACGACCACCGGACGGGCGACCTCGTCTTCCGCGTCGACACCTACGCCCTCGCCGACCGCCGCCAGATGATGAAGCAGCTCGTCCTCATGGATCCCCACGGCGCCTCCATCCTCACCGTCCGCCGCAAG TGGCCCAGCCTGCACCAGCGGTGGGAGGGGTTCAAAGGAGAGCGAATCGAAGGCCAGAAGCCTCTCTTCACCGTCAGGAGATCCTCCATCTTCGGCGGCGATCGCAGCGTC aaagaaaaaaccgCTGGCCTTCAGATGTGTGGTGTGGAAGGAAAGGGTGAACGGGTGACCCAAACTGCTGACTTGGCTTACGACTAA
- the LOC109722046 gene encoding protein LURP-one-related 5-like isoform X2 yields the protein MEMEMEMEMAMAMAMAMVAVVGEEYCAEGERELTVRKTSVFYPGDGFAAYDHRTGDLVFRVDTYALADRRQMMKQLVLMDPHGASILTVRRKWPSLHQRWEGFKGERIEGQKPLFTVRRSSIFGGDRSVVAVEVHAPAAAAAAAVGEVEYRIEGSFAQRCCRVLYGGGGGMGGRVAAAEEEGGGDGMGMVVAEIKRKVDSCAHGAVVLGRDVFSLCLAPRFDSAFAMGLVLVLDQISGDDDDDHDDDEAVSVNAATLLEENDCAIDRR from the exons atggagatggagatggagatggagatggcgATGGCGATGGCGATGGCGATGGTAGCCGTGGTGGGGGAGGAGTACTGCGCTGAGGGAGAGCGGGAGCTGACGGTGCGGAAGACGTCGGTCTTCTACCCGGGCGACGGCTTCGCTGCCTACGACCACCGGACGGGCGACCTCGTCTTCCGCGTCGACACCTACGCCCTCGCCGACCGCCGCCAGATGATGAAGCAGCTCGTCCTCATGGATCCCCACGGCGCCTCCATCCTCACCGTCCGCCGCAAG TGGCCCAGCCTGCACCAGCGGTGGGAGGGGTTCAAAGGAGAGCGAATCGAAGGCCAGAAGCCTCTCTTCACCGTCAGGAGATCCTCCATCTTCGGCGGCGATCGCAGCGTCGTGGCAGTCGAGGTGCACGCgcccgcagcagcagcagcagcggcggtAGGAGAGGTGGAGTACCGGATTGAGGGCTCCTTCGCACAGCGGTGCTGCCGCGTGCTGtacggaggaggcggaggaatGGGAGGAAGAGTGGCGgcagcagaagaagaaggtggcGGTGATGGAATGGGGATGGTGGTGGCGGAGATAAAGCGCAAGGTGGACTCCTGCGCGCACGGGGCCGTGGTGCTGGGGAGGGACGTCTTCTCCCTCTGCCTCGCCCCCCGCTTCGACTCCGCATTCGCCATGggcctcgtcctcgtcctcgacCAGATcagcggcgacgacgacgacgaccacgacgacgacgaagccGTCTCCGTTAACGCAGCCACCCTCCTGGAGGAGAATGACTGCGCTATCGACCGACG
- the LOC109722046 gene encoding protein LURP-one-related 5-like isoform X1, whose product MEMEMEMEMAMAMAMAMVAVVGEEYCAEGERELTVRKTSVFYPGDGFAAYDHRTGDLVFRVDTYALADRRQMMKQLVLMDPHGASILTVRRKWPSLHQRWEGFKGERIEGQKPLFTVRRSSIFGGDRSVVAVEVHAPAAAAAAAVGEVEYRIEGSFAQRCCRVLYGGGGGMGGRVAAAEEEGGGDGMGMVVAEIKRKVDSCAHGAVVLGRDVFSLCLAPRFDSAFAMGLVLVLDQISGDDDDDHDDDEAVSVNAATLLEENDCAIDRRTIGKP is encoded by the exons atggagatggagatggagatggagatggcgATGGCGATGGCGATGGCGATGGTAGCCGTGGTGGGGGAGGAGTACTGCGCTGAGGGAGAGCGGGAGCTGACGGTGCGGAAGACGTCGGTCTTCTACCCGGGCGACGGCTTCGCTGCCTACGACCACCGGACGGGCGACCTCGTCTTCCGCGTCGACACCTACGCCCTCGCCGACCGCCGCCAGATGATGAAGCAGCTCGTCCTCATGGATCCCCACGGCGCCTCCATCCTCACCGTCCGCCGCAAG TGGCCCAGCCTGCACCAGCGGTGGGAGGGGTTCAAAGGAGAGCGAATCGAAGGCCAGAAGCCTCTCTTCACCGTCAGGAGATCCTCCATCTTCGGCGGCGATCGCAGCGTCGTGGCAGTCGAGGTGCACGCgcccgcagcagcagcagcagcggcggtAGGAGAGGTGGAGTACCGGATTGAGGGCTCCTTCGCACAGCGGTGCTGCCGCGTGCTGtacggaggaggcggaggaatGGGAGGAAGAGTGGCGgcagcagaagaagaaggtggcGGTGATGGAATGGGGATGGTGGTGGCGGAGATAAAGCGCAAGGTGGACTCCTGCGCGCACGGGGCCGTGGTGCTGGGGAGGGACGTCTTCTCCCTCTGCCTCGCCCCCCGCTTCGACTCCGCATTCGCCATGggcctcgtcctcgtcctcgacCAGATcagcggcgacgacgacgacgaccacgacgacgacgaagccGTCTCCGTTAACGCAGCCACCCTCCTGGAGGAGAATGACTGCGCTATCGACCGACG